The Oleidesulfovibrio alaskensis DSM 16109 genome has a segment encoding these proteins:
- the nikR gene encoding nickel-responsive transcriptional regulator NikR — protein sequence MGQTIRFGVSLDSDLLEKFDALCDERCYQTRSEAIRDLIRNTLVQQEWEDTGRDIAGTLTLVFDHHKSDLQQRLTEIQHDEHDLIITTLHVHLDHDNCLEVLVLKGPAERVRNLAQRLTSTRGVKHGKLSLTTTGQDLA from the coding sequence ATGGGCCAGACCATCCGATTCGGCGTTTCACTGGACTCCGACCTGCTGGAAAAATTCGACGCCCTGTGTGATGAACGCTGCTATCAGACCCGCTCGGAAGCAATCCGCGATCTCATCCGCAACACGCTTGTCCAGCAGGAATGGGAAGATACCGGACGGGATATAGCGGGAACCCTGACACTGGTTTTCGATCATCACAAAAGCGACCTGCAGCAGCGGCTGACAGAAATACAGCACGATGAGCACGATCTCATCATCACCACGCTGCATGTGCATCTTGACCATGACAACTGCCTGGAAGTGCTGGTGCTCAAAGGCCCCGCAGAACGCGTGCGCAACCTCGCCCAGAGGCTGACATCCACCCGCGGCGTAAAACACGGCAAACTGAGCCTGACCACCACCGGACAGGATCTGGCCTGA
- a CDS encoding sigma-54 interaction domain-containing protein, which yields MELKTAGIIGQSSSLRDLFRVLAKVAPTDSTVLVTGESGTGKELLVRALHMNSQRADKPFVPINCGAIPRELLESELFGHEKGAFTHAIRTRPGRFEVADGGTIFLDEIGEMDLTLQVKILRVLQEKEIERVGATATRKVDVRIVAATNRDLETEVREGRFREDLYYRLNVIPLHLPPLRERGADILMLSEHFLCKFCRSKGRTALRLDDGIRRILAAYPWPGNVRELENFMERLSILCDEDSVRPHDLPRKILDAVGDVAQLPEVPEPAPAPAPQGFAWPRIEDMQQRGMDLKQFIDTVEERLLLEALEKADGVKNQAAEILGVKRTTLIEKLKKRQLDK from the coding sequence ATGGAGCTAAAGACAGCCGGCATTATCGGGCAAAGCTCTTCGCTCAGAGATCTTTTTCGCGTACTCGCCAAAGTGGCACCCACCGACAGCACAGTGCTGGTCACCGGAGAATCCGGTACCGGTAAAGAGCTGCTTGTCCGTGCGCTGCATATGAACAGCCAGCGCGCGGACAAACCTTTTGTGCCCATAAACTGCGGCGCCATTCCGCGCGAGCTGCTCGAATCTGAACTCTTCGGACACGAAAAGGGAGCCTTCACCCACGCCATCCGCACGCGTCCCGGCCGCTTTGAAGTGGCGGACGGCGGCACTATTTTTCTGGACGAAATAGGCGAGATGGACCTGACGCTGCAGGTCAAGATACTTCGCGTATTGCAGGAAAAAGAAATCGAGCGCGTCGGCGCCACAGCCACCCGCAAAGTCGATGTACGCATAGTGGCGGCCACCAACCGCGATCTGGAAACAGAAGTCCGCGAAGGCCGGTTCCGCGAAGACCTGTACTACCGCCTCAACGTCATTCCGCTGCACCTGCCTCCGCTGCGCGAACGCGGCGCGGACATTCTCATGCTTTCAGAGCACTTCCTGTGCAAATTCTGCCGCAGCAAAGGACGCACGGCTCTCCGGCTGGACGACGGCATCCGGCGCATTCTGGCGGCCTACCCGTGGCCGGGCAACGTGCGTGAGCTGGAAAACTTCATGGAGCGGCTGAGCATACTGTGCGACGAAGACAGCGTGCGCCCCCACGACCTGCCCCGCAAAATTCTGGACGCAGTGGGAGATGTGGCACAGCTGCCCGAAGTGCCCGAACCGGCCCCCGCGCCGGCACCGCAAGGCTTTGCGTGGCCGCGCATCGAAGACATGCAGCAGCGCGGGATGGACCTGAAACAGTTCATAGACACCGTGGAGGAACGCCTGCTGCTGGAAGCACTGGAAAAAGCGGACGGCGTCAAAAATCAGGCCGCTGAAATACTGGGGGTAAAGCGGACAACCCTCATCGAAAAATTGAAAAAACGTCAGCTGGACAAATAA
- a CDS encoding flagellar basal body rod C-terminal domain-containing protein, which produces MRIESNLQALNAFSMRQAVTADNIANASTDGFRSREVVLETGPQDQGVQVADIRRRQESQAMDELRREQALNAETHGAQEPAAPSDTDLVRESVTMMENQRAYEANAAAIRAQDEMTGTFIDEMV; this is translated from the coding sequence ATGCGGATAGAAAGCAATCTTCAGGCGCTCAACGCCTTTTCCATGCGTCAGGCGGTTACTGCCGACAACATTGCCAATGCATCCACCGACGGCTTCAGATCGCGGGAAGTGGTTCTGGAAACCGGCCCGCAGGATCAGGGCGTACAGGTGGCCGACATCCGCCGCAGGCAAGAGTCTCAGGCCATGGACGAACTGCGGCGCGAGCAGGCTCTCAATGCAGAGACACATGGCGCGCAGGAACCGGCAGCCCCCAGCGACACCGATCTGGTGCGTGAAAGCGTGACCATGATGGAAAACCAGCGCGCCTACGAAGCCAACGCGGCGGCCATACGCGCGCAGGACGAAATGACAGGCACGTTCATCGACGAAATGGTCTGA
- a CDS encoding energy-coupling factor ABC transporter ATP-binding protein, with product MIDVSSVSFTYAGAGEPVLDGVSLHVERGALVCLCGANGSGKSTLLSLLAGLFSPVQGTVRVGGHSSPGAERALRAQSALVLQDADLQIIGSTVEEDLLLTTGTAGAAVAAARGMADRFGLGGHWNSPVQTLSYGQKRKLCLAAAALRAPQLLLLDEPFSGLDYPAMCELRGLLRHNAAEGLTQIVSVHDVEPLADMADTMAVLHKGRLALDGAPEAVLEHAEAYGLRVPCSWRTNRTIAPWA from the coding sequence GTGATAGATGTGTCTTCTGTCTCGTTTACTTACGCCGGGGCCGGGGAACCGGTGCTGGACGGTGTGTCCTTGCATGTGGAGCGCGGTGCACTTGTCTGCCTGTGCGGAGCCAACGGCAGCGGCAAATCCACTCTGCTTTCTCTGCTGGCGGGACTTTTTTCGCCTGTTCAGGGTACCGTGAGAGTGGGCGGACACAGCAGTCCGGGCGCGGAACGCGCCCTGCGGGCGCAGTCTGCTCTGGTGCTGCAGGATGCCGACCTTCAGATAATCGGCTCCACTGTGGAGGAAGACCTGCTGCTGACCACGGGAACCGCCGGCGCTGCCGTTGCGGCTGCACGCGGTATGGCTGATCGGTTCGGTCTGGGCGGACACTGGAACAGTCCGGTGCAGACGCTGTCATACGGGCAGAAGCGTAAGTTGTGCCTTGCTGCGGCTGCGTTGCGCGCCCCGCAGCTGCTGTTGCTGGATGAGCCTTTCAGCGGCCTTGACTATCCGGCCATGTGTGAACTGCGCGGGCTTTTGCGGCACAATGCAGCAGAGGGGCTGACGCAGATTGTTTCTGTGCATGATGTGGAACCGCTGGCGGACATGGCCGATACCATGGCGGTGCTGCATAAGGGCAGACTTGCACTGGACGGAGCGCCCGAAGCGGTGCTGGAACATGCGGAAGCCTATGGTCTGCGGGTACCGTGCTCGTGGCGCACAAACCGGACCATAGCGCCCTGGGCCTAG
- a CDS encoding class I SAM-dependent methyltransferase: MTNPTRRLTGYTPSVTVRICGRTWTLERAADLETLWQAMSEADLDDDERLPYWTELWPSSIALAEQIHAARHELNGRVCLDMGCGLGLTALAGAWAGARVIGMDYEEQALRFARRNVRLNGIPHEAAPLWTVMDWRHPAIRRRSIDMVWGGDIMYEKRFVGPVLDCIDHVLSPHGRAWLAEPGRSVYKFFQTALQERGWRSRLLADRPTPALYEQTCPVPVRLWELTRGASGAGRAR, from the coding sequence ATGACAAACCCCACAAGACGACTTACCGGCTATACCCCCAGCGTCACAGTACGCATATGCGGACGCACCTGGACGCTGGAGCGCGCCGCCGATCTGGAAACGCTGTGGCAGGCCATGTCCGAAGCCGATCTGGACGACGACGAACGCCTGCCCTACTGGACCGAACTTTGGCCCTCCAGCATTGCTCTGGCGGAACAGATTCATGCCGCGCGGCACGAACTGAATGGCAGAGTGTGTCTGGACATGGGCTGCGGGCTGGGGCTGACTGCCCTTGCAGGAGCATGGGCCGGAGCCAGAGTCATCGGCATGGACTACGAGGAGCAGGCGCTGCGCTTTGCGCGCCGCAACGTGCGCCTTAACGGCATACCGCACGAAGCGGCACCGCTGTGGACAGTCATGGACTGGCGGCATCCGGCCATACGGCGCCGCAGTATCGACATGGTGTGGGGCGGTGACATAATGTACGAAAAACGCTTTGTTGGCCCCGTACTCGACTGCATAGACCATGTTCTTTCCCCGCACGGACGCGCATGGCTGGCGGAACCGGGCCGAAGTGTGTACAAGTTTTTCCAGACAGCGCTGCAGGAACGCGGCTGGCGGTCCCGCCTGCTGGCAGACCGGCCCACCCCTGCCCTGTACGAACAGACATGTCCGGTGCCCGTCCGCCTGTGGGAACTGACCCGCGGCGCCTCCGGCGCAGGCCGCGCACGCTGA
- a CDS encoding WcbI family polysaccharide biosynthesis putative acetyltransferase, whose translation MRKELCIIHANCQGDPLARLLLSCDAFARRFEVRKYTNFQREQIPDRELESCRLFLFQHLGEKWAEQASAHLLHRLGPAAEVLRLPNMLFKGYWPLWTSRSPSEFGDVYLDHLIDMGLEKKEILYVYLHTDLTAKYDLDAMLRESLAVERAKEEETVVRTVDLVESLWRGELLFNTINHPGRRLLLHVAGGVLRALGFSQLSADVCAGFADPYPEFILPVHPQVAAFHGLAFGGEDWQYPVFGRQKTFARYAEHYVDCRLLGLESLSAYLHLV comes from the coding sequence ATGCGAAAGGAACTGTGCATTATACACGCCAACTGTCAGGGCGATCCGCTGGCGCGTCTGCTGTTGTCCTGCGACGCCTTCGCCCGCAGGTTCGAAGTGCGCAAATATACAAATTTTCAGCGGGAGCAGATTCCGGACCGCGAACTGGAATCCTGCCGGCTGTTTCTTTTTCAGCATCTGGGAGAAAAGTGGGCGGAGCAGGCTTCGGCGCATCTGCTGCACCGGCTGGGACCCGCGGCCGAGGTGCTGCGTCTGCCCAACATGCTTTTCAAGGGATACTGGCCGTTGTGGACCAGCCGCAGTCCCAGCGAATTCGGCGATGTATACCTTGATCATCTGATTGATATGGGGCTGGAGAAAAAAGAGATTCTGTACGTGTATCTGCACACGGACCTGACAGCGAAGTACGATCTGGACGCCATGCTGCGCGAATCGCTGGCCGTGGAACGTGCCAAGGAAGAGGAAACCGTGGTGCGTACCGTTGATCTTGTGGAGTCGTTATGGCGTGGGGAGCTGCTGTTCAACACCATAAACCATCCGGGCCGCAGGCTGCTGCTGCATGTGGCCGGAGGCGTGCTGCGTGCCCTAGGTTTTTCGCAGCTTTCAGCTGACGTATGCGCCGGATTTGCCGACCCCTATCCCGAATTCATCCTGCCGGTGCATCCTCAGGTGGCGGCGTTTCACGGGCTGGCTTTCGGGGGAGAAGACTGGCAGTACCCCGTCTTCGGCAGGCAGAAAACATTTGCCCGGTATGCCGAGCATTATGTGGACTGCCGTCTGCTGGGGCTGGAAAGCCTGAGCGCGTATCTGCATCTGGTGTGA
- a CDS encoding tetratricopeptide repeat protein — MIRSSFSAGIIRLLAAALGLVLLLPATGRAASWYWGAHPQKERLVIELDRPVGPAAVSRTGRRTVTVLLPAPETLSRSAGSPATDSAALLGTVRSAGNTISIATRTDAFGYIVLPRQGNRLVIDFFADPVGTRWRPAEQAAPAEQPPAAAAAAQGRKTASPAGPAARAASPSPAERPSARNSSGNAGRALTPPAAQQSTAPSGTARTPVVQPPAAAAPSSPVAEETLDDRPALQAAADNLIKAAQKISGELNDQLKNGLSGRNATPQSSPAPVNATPTEMQQQGGQAPSAGTRTQEQAPQPFFSVPYTFRSRINTGGPEAWKPVPPKLTLPVEVLPVAEDDTAPPQTAENTVRGVIGPATGPYLDEAGAAPAPSAAQNLQADNAESTPPQTAQPPVAAPAARQPVTDTALPAAQGDSAGGTISQEERTAPPYPEAPAPDVSTGSVTAPSGDAVQVPPRELEKVSGTEKAAPQEEIVYVDEDGNPVDPPPTSAELLFRAKAAMNNGDQQTALETLEELRRRNDLEPELQEEMLYLLSDVLYSRGKDDLLASYDTITSALTEAMNYNLSSERIPGALLRMGLINLKIGNIREAEAYFNILKREHPDDENIPLIYYYWGDHFFNKGQYQKAADQFQFVVQNHPDSRFVRESSVGLARALYRLGYYDQAYQIVDYIEKRWPRFYVEYPPFLNMMGDVSYRMQKYEKARIHYWTYYNIDPDGEEADLILARLGDIYLRQDKTDAAREVYEEAARKFPDRDGGLISLMRLAEEGIYDTPSIGDMFTVFDRPFSLRPRDIYLKIINEHPQSDLAPLAQVKLAMWYLWNRQYPEAMAAATDFAEKYPAGELLPRAREVAMKAFNIQVADNIDQNNYARIMQVWDQFPIVRGQEGELTPESRIALGMSMSERGDPAKALEIIDPFFRGLKVPRYSEMALNLALSIYLQHEQWDDIKDLAKRTELWELNPEAQRQLDYARALAMENTGESEEATALWKRLKTDQDVPQSQEAYTQYFLARDAEKRRDLGEAYKLAQGALRNFTEMAEKNPAQADNGKIKDLLSLLMDITESSGRARESLDWAKQYAEHVKPGDVDYPALRYRLARLYKKTSDVEQWRTILTELRDNNPQSLYGRMAASELRTHELSQDAAQFSPTGRL, encoded by the coding sequence GTGATTCGCAGCAGCTTTTCCGCCGGTATCATCCGGCTTCTCGCAGCCGCTCTGGGGCTTGTCCTGCTTCTGCCCGCCACAGGCAGGGCCGCTTCGTGGTATTGGGGCGCCCACCCGCAAAAAGAACGGCTGGTCATAGAGCTGGACAGGCCGGTAGGCCCTGCCGCCGTTTCGCGCACCGGCAGACGCACCGTCACAGTACTGCTGCCCGCACCCGAAACGCTGAGCCGTAGCGCCGGCAGCCCCGCCACGGACAGCGCAGCGCTGCTCGGCACGGTACGCAGCGCCGGCAACACCATATCCATTGCCACACGCACAGATGCCTTCGGTTACATAGTGCTGCCCCGGCAGGGCAACAGGCTTGTCATCGATTTTTTTGCAGACCCTGTCGGTACACGCTGGCGCCCGGCGGAACAAGCCGCCCCCGCGGAACAGCCTCCCGCTGCCGCGGCCGCCGCACAGGGCAGAAAGACCGCATCTCCAGCCGGTCCGGCGGCCCGCGCCGCCTCGCCCTCTCCGGCAGAAAGACCATCGGCCCGCAACTCTTCCGGCAACGCAGGACGCGCGCTGACTCCGCCTGCGGCACAGCAGAGCACAGCCCCGTCCGGCACTGCCCGCACCCCTGTTGTGCAGCCGCCGGCAGCTGCCGCCCCTTCCTCACCGGTAGCGGAGGAAACACTGGACGACCGCCCCGCCCTGCAGGCAGCCGCCGACAACCTTATCAAAGCCGCACAGAAAATTTCCGGCGAACTTAACGACCAGCTGAAAAACGGACTTTCCGGCCGTAATGCCACGCCGCAGAGCAGCCCCGCACCCGTCAACGCCACGCCGACGGAAATGCAGCAACAGGGCGGACAGGCTCCTTCCGCCGGTACGCGGACACAGGAACAGGCTCCTCAGCCGTTTTTTTCCGTGCCGTACACATTCCGCTCGCGCATCAACACCGGCGGGCCCGAAGCATGGAAACCGGTACCGCCCAAACTGACCCTGCCTGTGGAAGTGCTGCCCGTTGCAGAGGACGACACTGCTCCCCCGCAGACGGCAGAAAATACCGTACGCGGCGTCATCGGCCCCGCCACGGGGCCGTACCTTGACGAGGCGGGGGCTGCACCCGCGCCATCTGCCGCACAAAACCTGCAGGCAGACAATGCGGAAAGCACCCCACCGCAAACCGCACAGCCGCCTGTGGCCGCTCCCGCAGCCCGTCAGCCCGTGACGGATACTGCGCTGCCCGCGGCGCAGGGTGACAGCGCAGGCGGTACCATATCGCAGGAAGAACGCACAGCGCCGCCCTATCCCGAGGCTCCGGCGCCGGATGTCAGCACCGGCAGTGTCACCGCCCCTTCAGGTGATGCGGTACAGGTGCCCCCCCGCGAGCTTGAAAAAGTTTCCGGCACGGAAAAGGCCGCCCCGCAGGAAGAAATCGTCTACGTGGACGAAGACGGCAACCCGGTGGACCCGCCGCCCACTTCGGCCGAGCTGCTTTTCAGGGCCAAGGCCGCCATGAACAACGGCGACCAGCAGACCGCACTTGAAACTCTGGAGGAGCTGCGCCGCCGCAATGATCTGGAGCCGGAACTGCAGGAGGAAATGCTCTACCTGCTGAGCGACGTGCTGTATTCGCGCGGAAAAGATGACCTGCTGGCCAGTTACGACACCATCACCAGCGCGCTGACCGAGGCCATGAACTACAACCTGTCTTCCGAACGCATCCCCGGCGCGCTGCTGCGTATGGGGCTTATCAACCTGAAGATAGGCAACATCCGCGAGGCGGAAGCATATTTCAACATACTGAAGCGCGAACACCCCGACGATGAGAATATTCCGCTCATCTACTATTACTGGGGCGACCACTTTTTCAATAAAGGCCAGTACCAGAAAGCCGCCGACCAGTTCCAGTTTGTGGTGCAGAACCATCCGGATTCCCGTTTTGTCCGCGAATCGTCCGTGGGGCTGGCCCGTGCGCTCTACCGTCTGGGCTATTATGATCAGGCGTACCAGATTGTGGACTACATCGAAAAACGCTGGCCGCGTTTTTATGTGGAGTACCCGCCGTTTCTGAACATGATGGGCGATGTGTCATACCGCATGCAGAAGTACGAAAAAGCCCGCATCCATTACTGGACATATTATAACATCGATCCCGACGGTGAAGAGGCCGACCTGATTCTGGCCAGGCTGGGCGACATATATCTGCGGCAGGACAAAACCGATGCGGCCCGTGAAGTGTATGAAGAGGCGGCGCGCAAATTTCCCGACAGGGACGGCGGTCTGATCTCGCTCATGCGTCTGGCCGAGGAAGGCATATACGACACCCCCAGCATCGGTGACATGTTCACCGTGTTTGACAGGCCGTTTTCTCTGCGTCCTCGGGATATCTACCTGAAAATAATCAACGAACACCCGCAGAGTGATCTTGCGCCGCTGGCACAGGTCAAGCTGGCCATGTGGTATCTGTGGAACAGGCAGTACCCCGAAGCCATGGCAGCCGCCACGGACTTTGCCGAAAAATACCCCGCGGGCGAGCTGCTGCCCCGTGCGCGTGAAGTGGCCATGAAAGCCTTTAACATTCAGGTGGCCGACAACATAGACCAGAACAACTACGCGCGGATAATGCAGGTATGGGATCAGTTTCCCATCGTGCGCGGGCAGGAAGGCGAGCTGACTCCGGAAAGCCGTATCGCTCTGGGCATGAGCATGTCTGAACGGGGTGATCCGGCCAAGGCTCTGGAAATCATCGACCCGTTTTTCCGCGGACTCAAAGTGCCGAGGTACAGCGAAATGGCTCTCAATCTGGCCCTTTCCATATACCTGCAGCACGAACAGTGGGACGACATCAAAGATCTGGCAAAACGCACCGAGCTGTGGGAACTGAATCCGGAAGCGCAGCGCCAGCTTGATTATGCCCGTGCTCTGGCCATGGAAAACACGGGAGAATCCGAAGAAGCCACGGCGTTGTGGAAACGCCTGAAGACGGATCAGGATGTACCCCAGAGTCAGGAAGCCTACACCCAGTATTTTCTTGCGCGCGATGCCGAAAAGCGCCGCGATCTTGGTGAAGCCTACAAACTGGCACAGGGAGCACTGCGCAATTTTACCGAGATGGCCGAAAAAAATCCGGCACAGGCGGATAACGGAAAAATCAAAGACCTGCTGAGCCTGCTTATGGATATCACCGAAAGCTCCGGCAGAGCACGGGAATCGCTGGACTGGGCCAAACAGTACGCCGAACATGTGAAACCGGGCGACGTGGACTATCCTGCACTGCGCTACCGTCTGGCACGGCTGTATAAAAAGACTTCAGACGTTGAGCAGTGGCGCACCATTCTGACCGAACTGCGGGACAACAACCCGCAGTCGCTGTACGGCCGCATGGCCGCTTCGGAACTGCGAACCCATGAACTTTCACAGGACGCGGCCCAGTTTTCCCCCACGGGAAGGCTGTAA
- a CDS encoding biotin transporter BioY has translation MNDSPLSSLHRMVWLSLLAALIAAGAFMYVPVGPVPMTLQVYFVLLAGFVLGPVHGMLAVLLYVLAGAVGLPVFSGGRSGFAHLLGPTGGFLAGFAVSAWACGLLGAGRRLPFVLQLAGALAALALTYLLGTLRLAALLDMKLTGAVSVAVIPFLAGDCLKALAAVLSYRFLLTRRLLPQ, from the coding sequence ATGAATGATTCGCCGCTGTCGTCGCTGCACCGCATGGTGTGGCTTTCTTTGCTGGCCGCACTGATTGCCGCCGGAGCCTTTATGTACGTGCCGGTGGGCCCTGTGCCCATGACCCTGCAGGTATACTTTGTGCTGCTGGCCGGTTTTGTGCTGGGCCCGGTGCACGGTATGCTCGCGGTGCTGCTGTATGTGCTGGCCGGAGCCGTGGGGCTGCCTGTTTTTTCCGGAGGCCGGTCCGGTTTTGCGCATCTGCTTGGTCCCACCGGAGGTTTTCTGGCTGGTTTTGCTGTGTCTGCATGGGCCTGCGGACTGCTGGGCGCGGGGCGGCGGCTGCCTTTTGTGCTGCAGCTTGCCGGTGCGCTGGCTGCACTGGCGCTTACCTATCTGCTGGGCACCTTGCGGCTTGCCGCGCTGCTGGACATGAAATTGACAGGGGCTGTGTCTGTGGCTGTTATTCCCTTTCTGGCAGGTGACTGCCTGAAAGCTCTTGCCGCGGTGCTTTCGTACCGCTTTCTTCTGACCAGAAGGTTGCTGCCGCAGTGA
- the folE2 gene encoding GTP cyclohydrolase FolE2, with translation MEDVQNSPSQVPLAIDTVGVKSLHLPLIVSDRANGHQHTVAVVDIGVELPARFKGTHMSRFVEALAHWDEHLNYRTIKSLLEDVKTRLQARKAHVHFRFPYFIAKKAPATGSPGLVSYNCCLTGELADGRPAMMLDVEVPVMTVCPCSKAISDEGAHSQRALVRISLRMKEFCWLEEFIELAERSASSPVYTLLKREDEKFVTEDAFAHPTFVEDVVRAAAQQLEAHPSVSWFRVEVESIESIHNHSAFARIEKHK, from the coding sequence ATGGAAGACGTACAGAACAGCCCTTCGCAGGTTCCTCTCGCCATTGACACCGTGGGTGTAAAAAGCCTGCATCTGCCGCTTATTGTCAGCGACAGGGCCAACGGACACCAGCATACCGTGGCCGTGGTGGATATCGGGGTCGAGCTGCCGGCACGTTTCAAGGGCACCCATATGAGCCGCTTTGTCGAAGCGCTGGCTCACTGGGACGAACACCTGAACTACCGTACCATCAAAAGCCTGCTGGAAGATGTGAAAACGCGGCTGCAGGCCAGAAAAGCCCATGTGCATTTCCGTTTTCCCTACTTCATCGCCAAAAAAGCACCGGCAACCGGCAGCCCCGGGCTTGTAAGCTACAACTGCTGCCTTACGGGTGAACTGGCCGACGGCAGACCCGCCATGATGCTTGATGTGGAAGTGCCTGTCATGACGGTTTGCCCCTGCTCAAAAGCCATAAGCGACGAAGGCGCCCACAGCCAGCGTGCACTGGTGCGCATCTCGCTGCGCATGAAGGAATTCTGCTGGCTGGAAGAATTCATCGAACTGGCGGAACGCTCCGCCTCTTCGCCGGTGTATACGCTGCTTAAACGCGAAGATGAAAAGTTCGTCACCGAAGACGCATTCGCCCATCCCACTTTTGTGGAAGACGTGGTGCGCGCTGCGGCCCAGCAGCTGGAAGCCCATCCCAGTGTGTCGTGGTTCCGGGTCGAGGTGGAAAGCATAGAGTCCATACACAACCACAGCGCATTCGCCCGTATTGAAAAACACAAATAG
- the amrB gene encoding AmmeMemoRadiSam system protein B, which yields MNTTGSTASGQQDAQHIRRPVVAGRFYPDSPAELQSMLRAYLDEAAAPPQKPTLLAMVPHAGYVFSGAVAGCTLAQAMLPQTLFVLGPNHTGRGSGIAVWPEGVWRTPLGDVPVDNALAAEFCALCAPARPDTLAHSAEHSLEVVLPFLQFRVPRVRIVPVSIGDPSLAVLTAAGAAMAQIIRRAAQTADPGRQNRIAMVVSSDMTHFLPQDEARRLDAMALEQVTALNPQGLYTTVREKRISMCGVLPMTAALEACRLLGATGARLTRYATSGDITGKTDSVVGYAGALVDVP from the coding sequence ATGAACACCACCGGCAGCACCGCATCCGGGCAGCAGGACGCACAGCACATACGCCGTCCGGTAGTGGCAGGCCGCTTTTACCCCGATTCGCCCGCCGAACTGCAAAGCATGCTGCGGGCATATCTGGACGAAGCTGCCGCACCGCCGCAGAAGCCTACTCTGCTCGCCATGGTGCCCCACGCGGGCTATGTATTTTCGGGTGCGGTGGCAGGTTGCACTCTGGCGCAGGCCATGCTGCCGCAGACGCTGTTTGTGCTGGGCCCCAACCATACCGGCAGGGGATCCGGCATTGCCGTCTGGCCGGAAGGCGTCTGGCGCACCCCGCTGGGTGATGTACCCGTGGACAATGCGCTGGCCGCCGAATTCTGCGCGCTCTGCGCGCCGGCCCGGCCTGATACGCTGGCCCACAGTGCCGAGCACTCGCTGGAGGTCGTTCTGCCGTTTCTGCAGTTCCGCGTGCCCCGCGTACGTATTGTGCCTGTATCCATCGGCGATCCGTCACTGGCGGTGCTTACTGCCGCAGGCGCCGCAATGGCGCAGATCATACGCCGTGCGGCTCAGACGGCAGACCCCGGCAGGCAGAACCGCATAGCCATGGTGGTCAGTTCGGACATGACGCACTTTCTGCCACAGGATGAAGCCCGCCGCCTTGACGCCATGGCGCTGGAACAGGTTACCGCTCTGAACCCGCAGGGGCTGTACACAACGGTGCGCGAGAAGCGCATTTCCATGTGCGGCGTGCTGCCCATGACCGCGGCACTGGAAGCCTGCCGCCTGCTGGGCGCCACGGGCGCACGCCTGACACGCTATGCCACATCCGGAGATATAACAGGAAAGACTGACAGTGTGGTGGGCTATGCCGGAGCGCTGGTGGATGTGCCCTAG